The bacterium genome includes the window TGGAGACTAACCGCCTCCTTTAAATTTTTAATTGTTTCTTCTACTGTCTTGCCCTGGGTTACTACATCAATCTCTATACATTGAGCAACCCAGTACTTTTCACCCTTTTCAATATAAACTTTAATTGTATTATGCAGCATCTGTTCACCTCCAAACTTTACTTTGTTATATTTTATCATTT containing:
- a CDS encoding type II toxin-antitoxin system HicB family antitoxin → MLHNTIKVYIEKGEKYWVAQCIEIDVVTQGKTVEETIKNLKEAVSLHLEGEDLSEYNLSPNPSLLITMEDEYATAR